The following coding sequences are from one uncultured Bacteroides sp. window:
- the phoU gene encoding phosphate signaling complex protein PhoU encodes MVKFIESELLLLRKEIDEMWTLVYSQLDRAGEAVLTLDKELARQVVVREKRVNAFELKIDSDVEDVIALYNPVAIDLRFVLAMLKINSNLERLGDFAESIARFVLNCDEPALDADLLKKLQLGEMHSEVLSMLELTKRALDEENLELATSVFSKDNLLDEINANVSPILADYLKEHTDSLLPYLNLLSVFRKLERSGDHITNIAEEIVFYIDAKVLKHSGKKDEHYPEK; translated from the coding sequence ATGGTAAAGTTTATTGAATCTGAGCTTTTATTGCTTAGAAAAGAAATTGATGAAATGTGGACATTGGTCTACAGTCAGTTGGACAGGGCCGGTGAAGCCGTCTTGACATTAGATAAAGAATTGGCTCGACAGGTCGTTGTTCGTGAAAAACGGGTTAATGCATTTGAACTGAAAATAGATAGTGATGTGGAAGATGTTATCGCTCTCTATAACCCTGTAGCTATTGATTTACGCTTTGTTCTTGCAATGTTGAAAATTAACTCGAATCTTGAAAGGTTAGGGGATTTTGCAGAAAGCATTGCTCGCTTTGTTCTTAATTGTGATGAACCAGCTTTGGATGCTGATCTATTAAAGAAACTGCAATTAGGGGAAATGCATTCAGAGGTGCTTTCCATGCTTGAGCTTACTAAGCGTGCTTTAGACGAAGAAAATTTAGAATTGGCCACATCTGTTTTTTCAAAAGATAATTTGCTTGATGAAATTAATGCGAATGTTTCTCCTATTTTAGCTGATTATTTGAAAGAGCATACAGATTCTTTGCTACCATATCTTAATCTACTTAGTGTGTTCCGTAAGTTGGAACGATCTGGAGATCATATTACCAATATCGCTGAAGAGATCGTTTTCTATATTGATGCCAAGGTTCTTAAACATAGTGGTAAAAAAGATGAGCATTATCCTGAAAAATAA
- a CDS encoding tetratricopeptide repeat protein gives MTDSEVLKLLLQYEKMREENKNIYFETEQIIEIATAYNNNEEKDKALSVINYGLSLHPDETELLIEKVCLYMDNNDLPKAKKTLDTISDESEELKMVRAEYLLKEHRLDEAKEIFETLEEKEDINTILDIASLYLSNKYSKEGITLLEPLIDSLELTTDKEEYNDFMEILCNSYADQEQYDLALQFVNKLIDTHPYQVEAWLMLSSIYIKMGEYSKALEATDFALAAEPFNHKVKIRKSICQNLIEETARGEEILNEIAQYGPVPEEYIHIVSGKMFMKINKWTDACNEFSKALESFSINDDETLCQTYKDTAICLQEMECYEQLYILCQNAKRIFPHDMDFNFFTGVVYFKKGDEEKAKEQWNIPIYFIEEPLLSKRILCLSKIGLYCLRNGKLEWAKETFTELLTVDPKNDTILKYAACTSLLLRDKTSFNAYNQLLKETITLRSIFEILGYIEEDDRNAIALAIQAIIKDLDIDIHPGLK, from the coding sequence ATGACCGATTCAGAAGTCCTAAAGCTTCTTCTCCAGTATGAAAAAATGAGGGAAGAGAATAAAAATATCTATTTTGAAACGGAACAAATAATAGAGATAGCTACTGCATACAACAATAATGAAGAGAAAGATAAGGCTTTGTCCGTAATTAATTATGGACTTTCTCTTCATCCCGACGAAACAGAGTTACTTATAGAGAAAGTCTGTTTGTATATGGATAATAATGATCTGCCTAAAGCTAAGAAAACTCTAGATACAATCAGTGACGAAAGTGAAGAACTAAAAATGGTCAGAGCTGAATATCTCCTTAAAGAGCATAGATTAGATGAAGCTAAAGAGATCTTTGAGACCCTAGAAGAGAAAGAGGATATAAATACAATTCTAGATATAGCGAGCCTATACCTAAGTAACAAGTATTCTAAAGAAGGAATCACTTTACTGGAACCACTAATTGATTCTTTAGAACTCACGACTGATAAAGAAGAATATAATGATTTCATGGAGATTCTTTGTAATAGCTATGCAGATCAAGAACAATACGATCTAGCTCTTCAATTTGTAAACAAACTAATAGATACTCATCCATATCAAGTTGAAGCTTGGTTAATGCTATCTAGCATCTACATAAAAATGGGAGAGTATTCAAAAGCGCTAGAAGCTACAGATTTTGCTTTAGCAGCTGAACCCTTTAATCACAAAGTAAAGATAAGAAAATCTATTTGCCAAAACTTAATAGAAGAGACAGCAAGAGGCGAAGAAATTTTAAATGAGATAGCACAATATGGTCCCGTACCGGAAGAATACATACACATAGTCTCTGGAAAAATGTTCATGAAAATCAATAAATGGACAGATGCGTGTAATGAATTTAGTAAAGCTCTAGAAAGTTTTTCCATCAATGATGACGAAACTCTCTGCCAAACATATAAAGATACAGCCATTTGCCTTCAAGAAATGGAGTGCTACGAGCAATTATATATTCTTTGTCAAAATGCAAAGAGGATATTCCCTCATGATATGGACTTCAACTTCTTCACAGGGGTAGTCTATTTTAAAAAGGGGGACGAAGAAAAAGCCAAAGAGCAGTGGAACATCCCCATTTACTTTATAGAAGAACCTTTATTGAGTAAAAGAATTCTCTGTTTATCCAAAATAGGACTATATTGTTTAAGAAATGGAAAACTGGAATGGGCTAAAGAAACATTCACCGAACTATTGACAGTAGATCCGAAAAACGATACGATACTTAAGTATGCTGCCTGTACATCTTTGCTTTTAAGAGATAAAACAAGTTTTAATGCATACAATCAACTCCTAAAAGAAACAATCACTCTGAGGAGTATATTTGAAATCTTAGGATATATAGAGGAAGATGATAGAAATGCCATAGCATTAGCTATACAAGCCATTATAAAAGATCTTGATATAGATATACACCCTGGACTAAAATAA
- the tpx gene encoding thiol peroxidase, with the protein MATTKFKGEPVKLSGEFVEVGVSAPDFSLTKTDLSSCSLSELKGKNVILNIFPSLDTSVCATSVRQFNKLASSLPDTVVLAISKDLPFAHGRFCSTEGINNVIALSDFRPSAFAADYGLLMEDGPLYGLLARAVVVLNKEGKVIYTEMVPEITQEPDYEKALSAVLGK; encoded by the coding sequence ATGGCAACAACAAAATTTAAAGGAGAACCGGTAAAACTGAGTGGTGAATTTGTTGAAGTAGGAGTTTCTGCTCCCGATTTCAGCTTAACAAAGACAGATTTGTCTTCTTGTTCTTTAAGCGAATTAAAAGGTAAGAATGTTATTTTAAATATTTTCCCAAGTTTGGATACTAGTGTTTGTGCAACTTCTGTTCGTCAATTTAATAAATTGGCTTCATCTTTGCCTGATACAGTAGTCTTGGCTATTTCGAAAGATTTGCCTTTTGCTCATGGACGTTTCTGTAGCACAGAAGGCATTAATAATGTTATTGCACTGTCTGATTTCCGTCCATCTGCTTTTGCAGCAGACTATGGTTTGTTGATGGAAGATGGTCCTTTATATGGACTATTGGCTAGAGCAGTCGTAGTACTAAACAAAGAAGGAAAAGTTATTTATACAGAAATGGTTCCTGAAATCACGCAGGAGCCTGATTATGAAAAAGCACTCTCTGCTGTGCTTGGTAAGTAA
- a CDS encoding DedA family protein, whose product MESVAFIQWCIEHLNYWTITLLMAIESSFIPFPSEVIIPPAAYKAAIGKELNIYLVVLFATIGADLGAIINYYLAKWLGRPIIYKFANSRFGHMCLIDQKKVEHAEQYFDKRGALSTFIGRLIPAVRQLISIPAGLARMKLRTFLLYTTLGALMWNSILAAIGYYLASVPGISTEQELLARVTEYSHEIGYAFIGLGAFIVIFLIYKGMKKNA is encoded by the coding sequence ATGGAATCTGTAGCCTTTATACAATGGTGCATTGAACACCTCAATTATTGGACCATAACCCTGTTAATGGCCATAGAAAGCTCTTTTATACCATTTCCATCAGAAGTGATCATTCCTCCTGCTGCCTATAAAGCAGCTATTGGAAAAGAGTTAAATATCTATCTCGTTGTTCTATTTGCGACAATCGGTGCAGATTTAGGTGCCATAATAAATTATTATCTAGCCAAATGGTTGGGACGTCCTATCATCTATAAATTTGCAAACAGTCGTTTTGGTCACATGTGTCTCATTGACCAGAAGAAAGTGGAACACGCAGAACAATATTTCGATAAACGAGGAGCACTCTCTACTTTTATTGGTAGACTAATCCCTGCGGTAAGACAACTAATCTCTATTCCTGCCGGACTGGCGCGTATGAAGTTAAGGACATTTTTGCTCTACACAACCTTAGGTGCACTTATGTGGAACAGTATATTAGCTGCAATAGGCTATTACTTAGCTAGCGTACCGGGAATCAGTACAGAGCAGGAATTATTAGCAAGAGTGACTGAGTATAGTCACGAAATAGGATATGCATTTATCGGACTAGGAGCATTCATTGTGATCTTCTTAATCTATAAAGGAATGAAGAAGAACGCATAA
- a CDS encoding glutamine--tRNA ligase/YqeY domain fusion protein, translated as MIEIKEETGEKKSLNFIEQAIESDLQKKKNGSRLQTRFPPEPNGYLHIGHAKAICMDFGVAKKYGGICNLRFDDTNPVKEDVEYVDSIMEDIQWLGFQWANIYYASDYFQQLWDFAVDLIKQGKAYIDEQPAEEIAKQKGTPTQPGIESPYRNRPVEENLSLFNKMNSGEIEEGAMVLRAKIDMNNSNMHFRDPIIYRVIKHSHHRTGDKWKAYPMYDFAHGQSDYFEGVTHSICTLEFEVHRPLYDYFIDQLQATAMPTEADYRPRQMEFNRLNLTYTVMSKRKLLTLVKEGLVKGWDDPRMPTICGYRRRGYSPEAIKNFIDRIGYTKYEALNDVSLLEAAVREDLNTRATRVSAVLNPVKLIITNYPEGQVEQLEAINNPEDPNIGVHHIDFSRELWIEREDFMEDAPKKYFRMTPGKEVRLKNAYIVKCTGCKKDDKGEICEIYCEYDPQTRSGMPESNRKVKGTLHWVSSAHCLPAEVRLYDRLFKVENPGAETESDFRDLLNPDSLKVMTNCYVEKYLAELKPYSYLQFQRIGYFNVDKESTPDKLIFNRTVGLKDTWGKINHNLQK; from the coding sequence ATGATAGAGATTAAAGAAGAAACAGGTGAAAAGAAAAGCCTCAATTTTATAGAACAGGCTATAGAGAGTGATTTACAAAAAAAGAAGAATGGAAGTAGATTACAAACCCGCTTCCCGCCTGAACCCAACGGATACTTACATATAGGTCATGCCAAAGCTATTTGCATGGATTTTGGTGTTGCTAAAAAATATGGAGGTATATGTAATCTTCGATTTGACGATACAAATCCAGTAAAAGAGGATGTTGAATACGTAGACTCTATCATGGAAGATATCCAGTGGCTTGGATTCCAGTGGGCAAATATTTATTATGCATCAGACTATTTTCAACAGTTGTGGGATTTCGCCGTAGATCTTATAAAACAAGGGAAAGCTTATATAGACGAACAGCCTGCTGAGGAAATTGCAAAACAGAAAGGTACTCCCACACAACCTGGTATAGAAAGTCCTTATCGGAATCGTCCCGTTGAAGAAAATCTCTCTCTTTTCAATAAAATGAATTCTGGTGAGATTGAAGAAGGTGCTATGGTGTTGCGTGCCAAAATAGACATGAACAACTCTAATATGCATTTCCGTGATCCGATCATCTATCGTGTTATTAAGCACTCTCATCACCGTACGGGAGATAAATGGAAGGCATATCCGATGTATGACTTTGCTCATGGACAAAGTGATTATTTCGAAGGAGTTACTCATTCGATATGTACACTTGAATTTGAAGTGCATCGCCCATTATACGATTATTTCATTGACCAACTCCAAGCAACGGCGATGCCGACAGAAGCTGACTATCGCCCTCGACAAATGGAGTTCAACCGCTTAAACCTCACTTATACGGTAATGAGCAAGCGTAAATTGCTAACATTAGTAAAAGAAGGATTAGTTAAAGGATGGGACGACCCTAGAATGCCGACTATTTGCGGATATCGCCGCCGTGGTTACTCGCCAGAAGCAATCAAGAATTTCATAGACAGAATAGGTTATACTAAATATGAAGCGCTAAACGATGTTTCATTACTTGAAGCAGCTGTTCGTGAAGATTTGAACACAAGAGCAACTCGTGTATCAGCGGTACTCAATCCTGTTAAACTCATCATAACGAACTACCCTGAAGGACAAGTAGAGCAACTGGAAGCGATAAATAACCCTGAAGACCCGAATATCGGAGTTCATCATATTGATTTTAGCCGTGAACTTTGGATAGAACGTGAAGATTTCATGGAAGACGCACCTAAAAAATACTTCAGAATGACTCCCGGAAAGGAAGTCCGCCTGAAAAATGCCTATATTGTAAAATGCACCGGTTGCAAGAAAGACGATAAAGGGGAAATCTGCGAGATTTATTGCGAATATGATCCTCAAACTCGTAGTGGTATGCCTGAAAGTAATCGCAAAGTGAAAGGTACACTCCACTGGGTGAGTAGCGCACACTGTTTACCTGCTGAAGTTCGTCTATACGACCGTTTATTCAAGGTAGAAAATCCAGGAGCTGAAACAGAAAGCGATTTCCGTGACCTGTTAAATCCCGATTCTCTGAAAGTGATGACCAACTGCTACGTAGAAAAATATTTAGCAGAACTAAAACCTTATTCATATCTCCAATTCCAACGAATAGGTTATTTCAATGTTGACAAGGAATCAACACCCGATAAACTTATATTTAATAGAACTGTCGGTCTGAAAGATACATGGGGAAAAATAAACCATAACTTGCAAAAATAA
- a CDS encoding glycoside hydrolase family 3 C-terminal domain-containing protein, with protein MKTQLLTMFALLFLLALPVKAQKPVYLDENKPIEDRIKDALSRMTLEEKVKLCHAQSKFSSSGVPRLGIPELWMSDGPHGVREEIMWNSWDVAGWTNDSCTAFPALTCLAATWNPEMSAIYGKAIGEEARYREKDVLLGPGVNIYRIPLNGRNFEYMGEDPFLASTMVVPYVQGVQKNGVAACVKHYALNNQETWRGHINVELSDRALHEIYLPAFKAAVQQGGAWSIMGSYNKVRGEHACHSDLLLQKILKGAWHFDGVVITDWGGAHDTREAALNGLDIEMGSYTNGLTTESAFTYDDYYLAKPYLKMLKEGKVPLATLDDKASRILRLIFRTAMNSKKPWGSFTSEEHYRVARVVGEEGIVLLKNDALSKKSSPLLPLDASKYKKILVVGENATRRLTEGGGSSVLKVKEEISPLKGLLAKYGDKVVYAKGYESGRPLYDSIDHIPMKVVDSLRAEAINQAKDADIVIYVGGLNKNHLQDCEASDRLSYQLPFHQNELIEGLLNVNKKMVMVLLSGNAVEMPWVKKVPSILQAWYLGSQAGNAIANVLSGEVNPSGKLPFSFPVKLGDCGAHSFGKIAYPGDSINEEYKEDIFVGYRWYESKKIPVLFPFGHGLSYTNFSYGKAMISAKSMTESGKLMLTIPVRNIGTVLGKEVVQLYIGDEKCTFVRPLKELKDFKKITLKPGEETKVHFDIYPNELKFYNDKAHTWMAESGKFKIYIGSSSEDIRSTVEFELK; from the coding sequence ATGAAGACACAGCTATTAACGATGTTTGCACTGCTTTTTCTGTTGGCTTTGCCTGTCAAAGCACAGAAGCCAGTGTATTTAGATGAAAATAAACCGATTGAAGACAGAATAAAAGATGCTTTGAGCAGGATGACTTTAGAAGAGAAAGTGAAGCTTTGTCATGCTCAGAGTAAATTTAGCTCTTCCGGAGTACCTCGTTTGGGGATTCCTGAATTGTGGATGAGTGATGGGCCTCACGGGGTTCGTGAGGAGATTATGTGGAACTCGTGGGATGTGGCGGGATGGACAAATGATTCTTGTACGGCTTTTCCTGCACTTACTTGTTTGGCGGCGACATGGAATCCGGAGATGTCTGCCATCTATGGAAAGGCCATAGGAGAAGAGGCTCGCTATAGAGAAAAAGATGTTTTATTGGGTCCCGGAGTAAATATCTATCGTATTCCTCTCAACGGGCGTAATTTTGAATATATGGGAGAGGATCCTTTTCTGGCATCTACGATGGTAGTGCCTTATGTGCAGGGTGTTCAAAAAAACGGTGTAGCAGCTTGTGTGAAACATTATGCACTTAATAATCAAGAGACTTGGCGTGGGCATATTAACGTGGAGTTAAGCGACCGTGCATTGCATGAAATTTATTTGCCGGCTTTTAAAGCTGCAGTTCAGCAAGGAGGTGCATGGAGTATTATGGGTTCTTATAACAAAGTTCGTGGTGAGCATGCTTGCCATAGTGATTTGTTGTTGCAAAAGATATTAAAGGGTGCATGGCACTTTGATGGAGTTGTAATAACGGACTGGGGAGGTGCGCATGATACTCGCGAAGCCGCGTTAAATGGATTGGATATTGAGATGGGGTCATATACGAATGGACTGACTACTGAATCTGCATTTACTTATGATGATTATTATTTGGCCAAACCTTATTTGAAAATGCTTAAAGAAGGTAAGGTTCCCCTTGCTACGCTTGATGATAAGGCAAGCCGTATCTTAAGGCTTATTTTTCGTACAGCTATGAATAGCAAGAAACCTTGGGGTTCTTTCACTTCTGAAGAGCACTATCGTGTTGCACGTGTGGTGGGTGAAGAGGGCATTGTGCTGCTTAAGAATGATGCTTTATCTAAAAAGTCATCCCCTTTGCTTCCTTTAGATGCTTCGAAGTATAAAAAAATATTAGTTGTGGGTGAGAATGCAACCAGACGATTGACAGAAGGAGGAGGTTCATCGGTATTAAAGGTGAAGGAGGAGATCTCTCCTTTGAAAGGATTGTTGGCTAAATATGGTGATAAAGTAGTCTATGCAAAAGGTTATGAATCTGGTCGCCCACTATATGATAGTATTGATCATATACCGATGAAAGTAGTAGATTCTCTTCGTGCTGAGGCTATTAATCAGGCTAAGGATGCTGATATTGTGATTTATGTTGGAGGGTTGAATAAAAACCATCTTCAGGATTGTGAGGCCTCAGATCGGTTAAGCTATCAACTCCCTTTCCATCAAAATGAATTGATAGAGGGATTGCTTAATGTGAATAAAAAGATGGTAATGGTGCTTCTTAGTGGTAATGCGGTGGAAATGCCTTGGGTGAAAAAAGTACCATCTATTTTACAAGCGTGGTATTTGGGCTCTCAGGCAGGTAATGCTATTGCTAATGTATTGAGTGGAGAAGTTAACCCAAGTGGAAAATTACCTTTTTCTTTCCCTGTGAAACTAGGTGATTGCGGGGCTCATTCTTTTGGGAAAATAGCATATCCCGGAGATAGTATTAATGAGGAATATAAAGAAGATATCTTTGTGGGGTATCGTTGGTATGAAAGTAAGAAGATCCCGGTATTATTTCCGTTTGGTCATGGCTTAAGCTATACGAATTTTAGCTATGGAAAGGCTATGATCTCAGCTAAGAGCATGACCGAATCTGGAAAATTAATGTTGACCATTCCGGTGAGAAACATTGGGACTGTTCTTGGAAAAGAGGTTGTACAACTTTACATCGGTGATGAAAAATGCACTTTTGTCCGCCCATTGAAAGAACTTAAAGACTTCAAGAAGATTACTTTGAAACCAGGGGAAGAGACTAAGGTCCATTTTGATATATATCCCAATGAACTAAAATTCTATAATGATAAAGCGCATACATGGATGGCAGAATCAGGGAAGTTTAAAATCTATATAGGATCTTCGTCTGAAGATATTCGTTCTACGGTTGAATTTGAATTAAAGTGA
- a CDS encoding glycoside hydrolase family 2 TIM barrel-domain containing protein, producing MMALVPVVHSKTICSRQRISFNDDWKFHLGDINKASTFNFDDSQWRLLKLPHDWSIEGDFDKNNPAGIGGGALPGGIGWYRKTFVSDIDKGKKVSIDFDGVYMNSEVFINGISLGVRPYGYISFRYDLTPYIKKGKKNVLAVRVDNSEQPNSRWYSGSGIYRNVWLTVTSAVHVDTWGVFVTTPSVDADRATFAIATKLKNDLATDVNLKLTSILYDADGTEVAKVSSDSLSLKGSSMREIKQMCDLQKPHLWDIDDPYLYMMHTEVERGGKLIDTYDTPIGIRSFSFDSKKGFVLNGRRVKIKGACMHHDLGCLGSAVNVRAMERQLTLLREMGCNGIRCSHNPPAPELLDLCDRMGFIVMDEAFDMWMRRKTTYDYARFFDEWYERDLTDFIERDRNHPSVFMWSIGNEVLEQWTNANADTLDLQAANLLLNMKRESDALNVDGGEMSLNSLLAKRLADKVKKLDSTRPVTSGNNEPDPKNHLFLSGAMDIIGINYHESCFKDVPKNFPDKPFIVTESTSALMTRGYYRMPSDSMYIWPVRWDIPFSDKSFSCSSYDNCHVPWGTTHEDSWRLVKNNDFISGFYIWTGFDYIGEPTPYGWPARSSYFGIIDLAGFPKDIYYMYQSEWVEQKEVLHLFPHWNWKVGDVVDLWAYYNHADEVELFVNGKSQGVKRKGKDAYHVSWRVVYEPGTVKIVSRKEGKEILSREIHTAGEPASLRLTADRTKIFADGKDLSFVTVEVLDKDGNLCPNADNLINFAVTGAAFIAGVDNGNPVSLERFKDSKRKAFYGKCLVVLESNGDTGTIELKAFSKKMPLATLDLYAD from the coding sequence CGCAATGGCGCTTACTGAAATTACCTCATGATTGGTCAATAGAAGGGGATTTTGATAAAAACAATCCTGCGGGAATTGGTGGAGGTGCTTTACCGGGCGGAATTGGTTGGTATAGGAAGACATTTGTATCGGATATTGATAAAGGGAAGAAAGTGTCTATTGATTTTGATGGAGTCTACATGAATTCGGAAGTCTTTATTAATGGAATATCATTAGGCGTTCGTCCTTATGGATATATTTCTTTTCGATATGATCTAACTCCATATATTAAAAAAGGGAAGAAGAATGTATTGGCAGTAAGGGTCGATAATAGCGAGCAGCCTAATTCTCGCTGGTATTCTGGTTCGGGCATTTATCGCAATGTATGGTTAACCGTAACTAGTGCGGTACACGTTGATACTTGGGGCGTTTTTGTTACGACTCCTTCTGTTGACGCAGATAGGGCTACGTTTGCTATTGCTACAAAATTAAAGAATGACTTGGCTACTGATGTGAATTTGAAGCTGACTTCTATTCTTTACGATGCTGATGGAACTGAAGTTGCTAAAGTCAGTTCGGATTCTCTCTCTCTGAAAGGATCTTCAATGAGGGAGATTAAGCAAATGTGCGATTTACAGAAACCACACTTATGGGATATTGATGATCCTTATCTTTACATGATGCATACGGAGGTAGAGCGTGGAGGAAAGCTTATTGATACGTATGATACGCCAATAGGAATTCGTAGTTTCTCTTTTGATTCAAAAAAAGGATTTGTTTTGAATGGGAGGCGAGTTAAGATAAAAGGAGCTTGTATGCATCATGACTTGGGCTGCCTTGGCTCTGCTGTTAACGTTCGAGCGATGGAGAGACAGTTGACGCTTTTACGTGAGATGGGATGTAATGGCATTCGTTGCAGCCACAATCCACCAGCTCCTGAATTATTGGATTTATGTGATCGAATGGGTTTTATTGTGATGGATGAGGCTTTCGATATGTGGATGAGACGAAAGACGACTTATGATTATGCTCGTTTTTTTGATGAGTGGTATGAGCGTGATTTAACCGATTTCATTGAAAGAGACCGTAACCACCCGTCTGTTTTTATGTGGAGTATTGGCAATGAGGTGTTGGAGCAATGGACAAATGCAAATGCGGATACGCTTGATTTGCAAGCGGCTAATCTTTTACTTAATATGAAACGGGAATCTGATGCTTTGAATGTAGATGGAGGAGAAATGAGCTTAAACTCATTGCTTGCTAAAAGGTTGGCAGACAAGGTTAAAAAACTTGACTCGACTCGACCTGTAACATCAGGTAATAATGAACCTGACCCTAAGAACCATCTTTTTCTCTCAGGAGCGATGGATATTATAGGAATTAATTATCATGAATCTTGTTTTAAAGATGTTCCAAAGAATTTTCCTGATAAACCTTTTATTGTCACGGAGTCTACTTCAGCACTCATGACGCGAGGGTATTATCGGATGCCGAGTGATTCAATGTATATATGGCCGGTGCGGTGGGATATTCCTTTTTCTGATAAAAGCTTTTCTTGTTCTTCGTATGATAATTGTCATGTGCCTTGGGGTACTACGCATGAGGATAGTTGGCGTTTAGTGAAAAATAATGATTTCATTAGTGGATTTTACATTTGGACGGGATTTGATTACATCGGTGAGCCTACTCCTTATGGTTGGCCTGCCCGAAGTTCTTATTTCGGTATCATTGATTTGGCAGGGTTTCCCAAAGATATTTATTATATGTATCAGAGTGAATGGGTAGAACAAAAAGAAGTGTTACATCTTTTTCCGCATTGGAATTGGAAAGTGGGAGATGTTGTTGATCTTTGGGCTTATTATAATCATGCTGATGAAGTAGAACTTTTTGTAAATGGCAAATCTCAAGGGGTAAAACGAAAAGGGAAAGACGCCTATCATGTTAGTTGGAGAGTTGTGTATGAACCCGGAACGGTAAAAATCGTTTCTCGTAAAGAAGGGAAAGAGATATTGAGCCGTGAGATTCATACGGCAGGAGAACCTGCTTCGTTAAGACTAACAGCCGATCGTACCAAAATATTTGCTGATGGAAAAGACCTTAGTTTTGTGACAGTGGAAGTTTTGGATAAAGATGGTAATCTCTGTCCCAATGCTGATAATTTAATTAATTTTGCGGTTACAGGTGCAGCTTTTATTGCGGGTGTAGATAATGGTAATCCCGTATCTTTAGAAAGGTTTAAGGATTCCAAACGGAAAGCTTTTTACGGCAAATGCTTAGTTGTATTGGAAAGTAATGGAGATACTGGTACAATAGAACTGAAAGCTTTCTCTAAAAAAATGCCATTAGCGACATTAGATTTGTATGCGGATTGA